One genomic segment of Podarcis raffonei isolate rPodRaf1 chromosome 7, rPodRaf1.pri, whole genome shotgun sequence includes these proteins:
- the IRX1 gene encoding iroquois-class homeodomain protein IRX-1 isoform X2 produces MPVRLQPSEKERQEDQEELSWKARLATARERGIRGAFKPELSRSKFTPWPDKRQQRALRRSKWPDLLIRNQHLRGSQYELKDNPGVHPATFAAHTTPGYYPYGQFQYGDPGRPKNATRESTSTLKAWLNEHRKNPYPTKGEKIMLAIITKMTLTQVSTWFANARRRLKKENKVTWGSRSKDQDDGNLFGSDNEGDPEKNEDDEEIDLESIDIDKIDENDGEQSNEEEEEKVELLRQSSEEEHLEKEKALTLSGPEGLKPKEALSLVKEASDNPTRILSPSRQNTLQGPLHNKPKIWSLAETATSPDGALSKPTPPSPPAQVNHTSSQLQHPAFLPSHGLYTCQIGKFHNWTNGAFLTQSSLLNVRSFLGVNHHHAAHHNHHLQVQQQPPSVLTALSTEKSSERTSPKHIERENVPRTDSPPQQLKSPFQPVRDNSLTQQEGTS; encoded by the exons ATGCCGGTTAGGCTCCAACCGTCGGAGAAAGAGCGGCAAGAAGACCAGGAGGAACTGTCCTGGAAGGCACGCCTGGCGACCGCCAGAGAAAGGGGAATCAGGGGAGCCTTCAAACCGGAGCTGAGCCGTAGCAAGTTCACGCCGTGGCCGGACAAGCGGCAGCAGCGCGCCCTGAGACGAAGCAAATGGCCTGACCTGCTCATCCGAAATCAACATCTCAGG GGCTCCCAGTATGAACTGAAGGACAACCCTGGGGTCCATCCTGCGACTTTTGCTGCTCATACCACCCCTGGTTATTATCCATATGGACAGTTCCAGTATGGGGACCCTGGGAGGCCCAAGAATGCAACTCGGGAGAGCACCAGCACCTTAAAGGCCTGGCTGAATGAGCACCGCAAGAACCCCTACCCCACCAAAGGCGAGAAGATCATGCTGGCCATCATCACCAAGATGACCCTCACACAGGTCTCCACCTGGTTCGCCAACGCCAGGAGGAGGCTCAAGAAGGAGAACAAGGTCACTTGGGGATCGCGGAGCAAGGACCAAGATGACGGGAACCTCTTTGGGAGTGACAACGAGGGGGACCCTGAGAAGAATGAAGATGATGAAGAGATCGACCTGGAGAGTATTGACATAGACAAGATTGACGAGAACGATGGGGAACAGagcaatgaggaggaggaagagaaggtagAGCTTCTACGACAAAGCAGCGAGGAAGAGcatttggagaaggagaaggccTTGACGCTGTCAGGCCCTGAAGGACTTAAACCCAAAGAGGCCCTGTCCCTGGTGAAGGAGGCCTCGGACAATCCCACCCGAATCTTGAGCCCCAGTAGGCAAAATACTCTACAAGGCCCGCTTCACAACAAGCCCAAGATCTGGTCTTTGGCAGAGACGGCCACCAGCCCAGATGGGGCGCTCAGCAAGCCAACTCCTCCTTCACCCCCTGCCCAGGTTAATCACACCTCTTCCCAGCTCCAGCACCCGGCTTTCCTCCCCAGCCATGGACTGTACACCTGCCAGATTGGCAAATTTCACAACTGGACAAACGGGGCGTTTCTGACCCAGAGTTCCTTGTTAAACGTGAGGTCCTTTTTGGGAGTTAATCACCACCACGCTGcccaccacaaccaccacctTCAGGTCCAGCAGCAGCCCCCCTCGGTGTTAACAGCTCTTAGCACTGAAAAGTCTTCAGAGAGGACGAGCCCTAAACACATAG AAAGAGAAAACGTACCAAGAACCGACTCTCCACCTCAGCAGTTAAAATCTCCCTTTCAGCCTGTCCGGGACAA CTCTTTGACTCAGCAAGAGGGAACATCGTGA
- the IRX1 gene encoding iroquois-class homeodomain protein IRX-1 isoform X1, with protein sequence MSFPQLGYPQYLSASQAVYGGSDRPGVLAAAAAAAAAAAAASGRPGGAELSSGSTAAVTSVLGMYAAAAAAGPYSAPNYSAFLPYSADLSLFSQMGSQYELKDNPGVHPATFAAHTTPGYYPYGQFQYGDPGRPKNATRESTSTLKAWLNEHRKNPYPTKGEKIMLAIITKMTLTQVSTWFANARRRLKKENKVTWGSRSKDQDDGNLFGSDNEGDPEKNEDDEEIDLESIDIDKIDENDGEQSNEEEEEKVELLRQSSEEEHLEKEKALTLSGPEGLKPKEALSLVKEASDNPTRILSPSRQNTLQGPLHNKPKIWSLAETATSPDGALSKPTPPSPPAQVNHTSSQLQHPAFLPSHGLYTCQIGKFHNWTNGAFLTQSSLLNVRSFLGVNHHHAAHHNHHLQVQQQPPSVLTALSTEKSSERTSPKHIERENVPRTDSPPQQLKSPFQPVRDNSLTQQEGTS encoded by the exons ATGTCCTTCCCGCAGCTGGGCTACCCGCAGTACCTCAGCGCCAGCCAGGCCGTGTACGGCGGCAGCGACCGGCCCGGGGTGCTGgcggccgccgccgctgccgccgctgctgccgccgccgcttcgGGCCGTCCAGGGGGCGCGGAGCTCAGCAGCGGCTCCACCGCCGCCGTCACCTCGGTGCTGGGCATGTACGCCGCGGCCGCCGCGGCCGGGCCTTACAGCGCGCCCAACTACAGCGCCTTCCTGCCCTACAGCGCAGACCTCAGCCTCTTCTCGCAGATG GGCTCCCAGTATGAACTGAAGGACAACCCTGGGGTCCATCCTGCGACTTTTGCTGCTCATACCACCCCTGGTTATTATCCATATGGACAGTTCCAGTATGGGGACCCTGGGAGGCCCAAGAATGCAACTCGGGAGAGCACCAGCACCTTAAAGGCCTGGCTGAATGAGCACCGCAAGAACCCCTACCCCACCAAAGGCGAGAAGATCATGCTGGCCATCATCACCAAGATGACCCTCACACAGGTCTCCACCTGGTTCGCCAACGCCAGGAGGAGGCTCAAGAAGGAGAACAAGGTCACTTGGGGATCGCGGAGCAAGGACCAAGATGACGGGAACCTCTTTGGGAGTGACAACGAGGGGGACCCTGAGAAGAATGAAGATGATGAAGAGATCGACCTGGAGAGTATTGACATAGACAAGATTGACGAGAACGATGGGGAACAGagcaatgaggaggaggaagagaaggtagAGCTTCTACGACAAAGCAGCGAGGAAGAGcatttggagaaggagaaggccTTGACGCTGTCAGGCCCTGAAGGACTTAAACCCAAAGAGGCCCTGTCCCTGGTGAAGGAGGCCTCGGACAATCCCACCCGAATCTTGAGCCCCAGTAGGCAAAATACTCTACAAGGCCCGCTTCACAACAAGCCCAAGATCTGGTCTTTGGCAGAGACGGCCACCAGCCCAGATGGGGCGCTCAGCAAGCCAACTCCTCCTTCACCCCCTGCCCAGGTTAATCACACCTCTTCCCAGCTCCAGCACCCGGCTTTCCTCCCCAGCCATGGACTGTACACCTGCCAGATTGGCAAATTTCACAACTGGACAAACGGGGCGTTTCTGACCCAGAGTTCCTTGTTAAACGTGAGGTCCTTTTTGGGAGTTAATCACCACCACGCTGcccaccacaaccaccacctTCAGGTCCAGCAGCAGCCCCCCTCGGTGTTAACAGCTCTTAGCACTGAAAAGTCTTCAGAGAGGACGAGCCCTAAACACATAG AAAGAGAAAACGTACCAAGAACCGACTCTCCACCTCAGCAGTTAAAATCTCCCTTTCAGCCTGTCCGGGACAA CTCTTTGACTCAGCAAGAGGGAACATCGTGA